Within Armatimonadota bacterium, the genomic segment GGGCGGGCAGGATACCCCTGAAGTCTCCGACCCTGCCCGAGCGAGGGAGGATACGTTCATGCCCGCACAGCCGTTTCTCCCGGACCATCACGGCCTGCCCCTGGCTCCGGGCCTGCGCGTCCAGGTGCTCGTCGAGCCCGGCCGGCCTGAGGCGTCGGTCGTCCGCGTCGTCGAGCCCTACGGGGTGGTCACCGTGGCGCTGGCAGACGGGGCCGGGCGGGTGGAGCGCATGTACCGCGCCGACCAGGTGGCGGTGGTGGTGCCGGCCGTCGCCTCTCCGTCGTCCCTGCGGCGCACCGCCTGACGGCGTCCCGGCAGCCTTCCCGGGGCGGCCCCCTCCCGGTATGGTGGGAGAGGCATGCTCTGGGAGCGCTACCGACCGATCATCGACAACTGGGAGGCGTTCTGGGCCGCCGCGGGCCGGCCTCAGCCGCGCACCATCCGGGTGCAGACCACCCGCATCACTCCGGCGGCGCTGGCGGCGCGCCTGGAAGCCCGCGGATTCCGCCTGCACCCGGTGGAGGGGCTGCCCGCCGTCCTGCGGGTCGACAGCGAGCCCTGTCCCATCTCCAAGACCGTCGAGCACTGGCTGGGCCTGTTCTACATCCAGGAAGCGGTGATGGCGCTGCCGGCGCTGGCGGTGGCCCGCGACCGGCCGGCCCTGGTCGCCGACCTGTGCGCGGCGCCCGGCGGCAAGACCACCCATCTGGCCGACCTGCTGCCGGAGGCCACCGTGGCGGCGGTCGACCTCAGCGAGGCGCGGGTGCGGGCGCTGGTGGCCAACGTGCAGCGCCTGGGCTGCCTCAACGTCCTGATGGCGCAGGCCGATGCCCGCCGGATGCCGCCCGAGGCGGTCTGCGACGCGGCCCTGGTGGACGCGCCGTGCACCGCCGAAGGAAACCTGCGGGATGATCCGCGCGTCCACCGGGATCCCGGGCGGGCTGCGCGGATGCGGCTGGCCTCCCTCCAGGCGGCGCTGCTGCGCCGCGCCCTGGCCGTGGTGCGGCCGGGAGGCCTGGTGGTCTACGCCACCTGCACCTTCGCCCCGGAGGAAAACGAGGCGGTGGTGGACCGGATCCTGCGGGAGGTTCCGGACCTGGAGGTGGAATCCCTGGACCTGCCCGTGCCGCACGCCTCCGGCGTGACAGCCTTCGGGGATGCGGTGTTCGACGCCCGGCTGCGGCACGCGGTGCGGGTGTACCCGCATCACCTGGATTCGGGCGGGCTGTTCGTGGTGGCCCTCCGGAAGGGGAAGGACAGCGGCGCGCCGCCCGCCCCGCCGCCCCGGGTGTTTCCGGGGACCCCGCTGGATCCCCAGGAGGCGCAGCGCCGCGTCGAGCGGGCGGTGGCGGCCCTCTGCGACCAGTTCCAGGTGGACCCCGCGGTCCTGGCGGACCAGGAATTCCTGGTCGCGTCGCGTACCATCTGGATGCACCGCTGCCGGGCGTGGCCGGCGGCGCTGGCCCGGCCCCGGTGGCCCGGCAGGCTGGTCGGGTGCGGCCTGCGGGCCTTTGCCGCCTGGGGGCGGGACGGATACCGTCCCACCAGCTGGCTGGCCCAGCATCTGGGCGACCGGATCCGATCCCGAAGGCTGGCGCTCGACCCAGCCGGATGGATCCGTCTGCTCGCCGGCCAGGGGATGCGGGTCGACGCCTCGGACGGGCTTGTCGCCCTCGCCCTGGACGACGCGGTCCTCGGTGTGGGCCACGTCCGGGGTGGGCGCCTCACCCACCTGCTGGCCGCCGAC encodes:
- a CDS encoding RsmB/NOP family class I SAM-dependent RNA methyltransferase — its product is MLWERYRPIIDNWEAFWAAAGRPQPRTIRVQTTRITPAALAARLEARGFRLHPVEGLPAVLRVDSEPCPISKTVEHWLGLFYIQEAVMALPALAVARDRPALVADLCAAPGGKTTHLADLLPEATVAAVDLSEARVRALVANVQRLGCLNVLMAQADARRMPPEAVCDAALVDAPCTAEGNLRDDPRVHRDPGRAARMRLASLQAALLRRALAVVRPGGLVVYATCTFAPEENEAVVDRILREVPDLEVESLDLPVPHASGVTAFGDAVFDARLRHAVRVYPHHLDSGGLFVVALRKGKDSGAPPAPPPRVFPGTPLDPQEAQRRVERAVAALCDQFQVDPAVLADQEFLVASRTIWMHRCRAWPAALARPRWPGRLVGCGLRAFAAWGRDGYRPTSWLAQHLGDRIRSRRLALDPAGWIRLLAGQGMRVDASDGLVALALDDAVLGVGHVRGGRLTHLLAADRAAQLREALELTARG